The following are encoded together in the Kribbella voronezhensis genome:
- the rplR gene encoding 50S ribosomal protein L18, translated as MAIGLRHNKHSAKKTSSRLRRQIRVRKKVNGTADRPRLVVSKSSKHLFAQVIDDVAGVTLVSASTMESDLRGAEANKTDKAKTVGGLIADRAKAAGIDSVVFDRAGNKYHGRIAALADAAREGGLGF; from the coding sequence ATGGCGATCGGATTGCGCCACAACAAGCACTCCGCCAAGAAGACCTCTTCCCGGCTGCGTCGTCAGATCCGCGTCCGTAAGAAGGTCAACGGCACGGCCGACCGGCCGCGCCTGGTGGTCAGCAAGTCCTCGAAGCACCTGTTCGCTCAGGTCATCGACGACGTCGCCGGCGTCACCCTGGTCTCGGCCTCCACGATGGAGTCGGACCTGCGGGGCGCGGAGGCGAACAAGACGGACAAGGCCAAGACCGTGGGTGGGCTCATCGCCGACCGCGCCAAGGCCGCCGGTATCGACTCGGTCGTCTTCGACCGGGCCGGGAACAAGTACCACGGCCGGATCGCGGCCCTGGCCGACGCCGCCCGTGAGGGCGGCCTCGGCTTCTGA
- the rpsC gene encoding 30S ribosomal protein S3 — protein MGQKVNPHGFRLGISTDHKSRWYADKLYKDYVGEDVKIRRLLSKGMERAGISRVEIERTRDRVRVDIHTARPGIVIGRRGAEADRIRGSLEELTGKQVQLNILEVKNAEVDAQLVAQGVAEQLSGRVAFRRAMRKAMQTTMRGGALGIRIQCSGRLGGAEMSRSEFYREGRVPLHTLRADIDYGFYEARTTFGRIGVKVWIYKGDVAGTRAEREAQAAARAATQQRGRPARRDGGDRGDRGGRGGDRGGRNDRRDGGARNDAPKADAAAAPAAEKPAETTGTES, from the coding sequence GTGGGCCAGAAGGTAAACCCGCACGGGTTCCGACTCGGCATCAGCACGGACCACAAGAGCCGGTGGTACGCGGACAAGCTGTACAAGGACTACGTGGGCGAGGACGTCAAGATCCGTCGCCTGCTGAGCAAGGGCATGGAGCGCGCCGGCATCTCCCGCGTGGAGATCGAGCGCACCCGTGACCGCGTCCGCGTCGACATCCACACCGCCCGTCCGGGCATCGTCATCGGTCGCCGCGGCGCCGAGGCGGACCGGATTCGGGGCAGCCTGGAGGAGCTCACCGGCAAGCAGGTGCAGCTGAACATCCTCGAGGTGAAGAACGCCGAGGTCGACGCGCAGCTCGTCGCCCAGGGCGTTGCCGAGCAGCTGTCCGGCCGCGTGGCGTTCCGCCGCGCGATGCGCAAGGCGATGCAGACCACCATGCGTGGCGGCGCCCTGGGCATCCGGATCCAGTGCTCCGGCCGTCTCGGTGGCGCGGAGATGTCGCGTTCGGAGTTCTACCGCGAAGGCCGGGTGCCGCTGCACACCCTTCGCGCGGACATCGACTACGGCTTCTACGAGGCCCGCACGACCTTCGGCCGGATCGGCGTGAAGGTCTGGATCTACAAGGGCGATGTCGCCGGCACCCGCGCGGAGCGCGAGGCGCAGGCCGCGGCCCGGGCCGCTACCCAGCAGCGTGGCCGTCCGGCCCGTCGCGACGGTGGCGACCGCGGTGACCGTGGTGGCCGCGGTGGTGACCGTGGCGGTCGTAACGACCGTCGTGACGGTGGCGCCCGCAATGACGCTCCCAAGGCTGACGCCGCGGCGGCTCCGGCTGCCGAGAAGCCGGCCGAGACGACCGGAACGGAGAGCTGA
- the rplP gene encoding 50S ribosomal protein L16, with protein sequence MLIPRKVKHRKQHHPKRSGAAKGGTTLAFGDFGIQAVESHYVTNRQIESARIAMTRHIKRGGKVWINIYPDRPLTKKPAETRMGSGKGSPEWWIANVKSGRVMFELSGVDEDVAREAMRRAIHKLPMKCRFITRESGEN encoded by the coding sequence ATGCTCATCCCCCGCAAGGTCAAGCACCGCAAGCAGCACCACCCGAAGCGCTCCGGCGCTGCCAAGGGCGGTACCACGCTGGCGTTCGGCGACTTCGGCATCCAGGCCGTCGAGAGCCACTACGTCACGAACCGGCAGATCGAGTCCGCTCGTATCGCGATGACCCGGCACATCAAGCGTGGCGGAAAGGTCTGGATCAACATCTACCCGGACCGCCCGCTGACCAAGAAGCCTGCCGAGACCCGGATGGGTTCCGGTAAGGGTTCCCCCGAGTGGTGGATCGCGAACGTCAAGTCCGGCCGGGTGATGTTCGAACTGTCCGGTGTGGACGAGGACGTCGCTCGCGAGGCCATGCGCCGCGCGATCCACAAGTTGCCGATGAAGTGCCGCTTCATCACCCGAGAGTCAGGTGAGAACTGA
- the rpsS gene encoding 30S ribosomal protein S19 — protein MPRSLKKGPFVDHHLLKKVEVQNEKGTKNVIKTWSRRSMIIPTMIGHTLAVHDGRKHVPVFVTDAMVGHKLGEFAPTRTFKGHEKDDRKARRR, from the coding sequence ATGCCACGCAGCCTCAAGAAGGGCCCGTTCGTCGACCACCACCTGTTGAAGAAGGTGGAGGTGCAGAACGAAAAGGGCACCAAGAACGTGATCAAGACCTGGTCGCGCCGATCCATGATCATCCCGACCATGATCGGTCACACCCTCGCGGTGCACGACGGCCGCAAGCACGTCCCCGTGTTCGTGACGGACGCGATGGTCGGGCACAAGCTCGGCGAGTTCGCCCCGACCCGGACGTTCAAGGGCCACGAAAAAGACGACCGCAAGGCACGGCGTCGCTGA
- the rplB gene encoding 50S ribosomal protein L2: MGIRKYKPTTPGRRGSSVADFVELTRSTPEKSLLRPLPKKGGRNNSGKITTRHHGGGHKRAYRLIDFKRYDKDGVPAKVAEIEYDPNRTARIALLHYVDGEKRYILAPANLKQGTIIENGPAADIKVGNNLPLRNIPVGSTVHAVELRPGGGAKMARSAGASVQLVAKEGRMATLRMPSGEVRMVDVRCRATLGEVGNGEQSNINWGKAGRMRWKGKRPTVRGVAMNPVDHPHGGGEGKTSGGRHPVSPWGKPEGRTRGHKESDRMIVRRRKAGKKR, encoded by the coding sequence ATGGGTATCCGCAAATACAAGCCGACGACGCCGGGCCGCCGTGGCTCGAGCGTGGCCGACTTCGTCGAGCTCACCCGTTCGACCCCTGAGAAGTCCCTGCTCCGCCCGCTGCCGAAGAAGGGTGGCCGGAACAACTCCGGCAAGATCACCACTCGGCACCACGGTGGTGGCCACAAGCGCGCGTACCGCCTGATCGACTTCAAGCGCTACGACAAGGACGGCGTACCGGCCAAGGTCGCGGAGATCGAGTACGACCCGAACCGCACCGCCCGGATCGCACTGCTGCACTACGTCGACGGCGAGAAGCGCTACATCCTCGCCCCGGCCAACCTGAAGCAGGGCACGATCATCGAGAACGGTCCGGCCGCGGACATCAAGGTCGGCAACAACCTGCCGCTGCGCAACATCCCGGTCGGCTCCACGGTGCACGCCGTCGAGCTGCGCCCGGGCGGTGGCGCCAAGATGGCCCGCTCCGCCGGTGCCAGCGTTCAGCTGGTCGCCAAGGAGGGCCGGATGGCCACCCTGCGGATGCCGTCGGGCGAGGTCCGGATGGTCGACGTGCGCTGCCGCGCCACCCTCGGTGAGGTCGGCAACGGCGAGCAGTCGAACATCAACTGGGGCAAGGCCGGCCGGATGCGCTGGAAGGGCAAGCGCCCGACCGTCCGTGGTGTCGCCATGAACCCGGTCGACCACCCGCACGGTGGTGGTGAGGGCAAGACCTCGGGTGGACGTCACCCGGTGTCCCCGTGGGGCAAGCCTGAGGGCCGCACCCGCGGTCACAAGGAAAGCGACCGCATGATCGTCCGGCGCCGCAAGGCCGGCAAGAAGCGCTGA
- the rplE gene encoding 50S ribosomal protein L5 — MTATATETKVQPRLKTKYREEIVAKLRDEFQFDNVMQVPGLTKIVVNMGVGEAARDSKLIDGAIKDLAAITGQKPSVTKARKSIAQFKLREGMPIGAHVTLRGDRMWEFLDRLLALALPRIRDFRGLSAKQFDGNGNYTFGLTEQVMFHEINQDRIDRVRGMDITVVTTAKNDDEGRALLRQLGFPFKEN; from the coding sequence ATGACTGCTACGGCAACCGAGACCAAGGTTCAGCCGCGGCTGAAGACCAAGTACCGCGAGGAGATCGTCGCCAAGCTGCGCGACGAGTTCCAGTTCGACAACGTCATGCAGGTGCCCGGCCTCACCAAGATCGTGGTGAACATGGGCGTCGGCGAGGCGGCTCGCGACTCGAAGCTGATCGACGGCGCGATCAAGGACCTGGCCGCGATCACCGGCCAGAAGCCGTCGGTGACCAAGGCCCGCAAGTCGATCGCGCAGTTCAAGCTGCGCGAAGGCATGCCGATCGGTGCGCACGTCACGCTGCGCGGCGACCGGATGTGGGAGTTCCTGGACCGGCTGCTCGCCTTGGCGCTGCCCCGGATCCGTGACTTCCGTGGCCTGTCGGCGAAGCAGTTCGACGGCAACGGGAACTACACCTTCGGTCTGACCGAGCAGGTGATGTTCCACGAGATCAACCAGGACCGGATCGACCGGGTCCGCGGGATGGACATCACCGTGGTGACCACCGCCAAGAACGACGACGAGGGGCGCGCGCTGCTGCGGCAGCTCGGCTTCCCGTTCAAGGAGAACTGA
- the rpmC gene encoding 50S ribosomal protein L29: MAILTAAELRNLGKDELLEKLGNAKEELFNLRFQAATGQLESHGRLRAVRKDIARIYTVLTERALGITEEVDSAPAAEADEVAAETADDSEKAGSKA; encoded by the coding sequence ATGGCCATCCTGACCGCCGCCGAACTGCGGAACCTCGGTAAGGACGAGCTTCTGGAGAAGCTCGGAAACGCCAAGGAGGAGCTGTTCAACCTCCGGTTCCAGGCTGCCACGGGTCAGCTGGAGTCCCACGGCCGGCTGCGTGCCGTCCGCAAGGACATCGCCCGCATCTACACGGTGCTGACCGAGCGTGCGCTCGGCATCACCGAAGAGGTCGACTCTGCACCCGCGGCTGAGGCCGATGAGGTTGCCGCCGAGACCGCGGACGACAGCGAGAAGGCTGGGAGCAAGGCATGA
- the rplV gene encoding 50S ribosomal protein L22, with amino-acid sequence MERRAVSARREGLLGDEPGAFAVARFVRVTPMKARRVVDLVRGMGVDDALATLKFAPQAAAETVYKVVDSAVANAESTEHLSRADLVVVKAYVDEGPTLKRHRPRAQGRATRIDKRTSHITVVVGPKVEAEAPAKKADAKKAEAKKDDAKKAPAKKAPAKKATAKKAEKKETR; translated from the coding sequence ATGGAGCGTAGGGCAGTCAGTGCCCGTCGCGAGGGCCTGCTGGGCGACGAGCCCGGGGCCTTTGCGGTCGCGCGCTTCGTCCGCGTGACGCCGATGAAGGCGCGTCGCGTGGTCGACCTGGTGCGCGGCATGGGCGTCGACGACGCACTCGCCACTCTGAAGTTCGCCCCGCAGGCCGCTGCCGAGACCGTGTACAAGGTCGTCGACAGCGCCGTGGCGAACGCCGAAAGCACCGAGCACCTGAGCCGCGCCGACCTGGTCGTGGTGAAGGCCTATGTGGACGAGGGCCCGACGCTGAAGCGTCACCGCCCCCGTGCCCAGGGTCGCGCGACCCGGATCGACAAGCGGACCAGCCACATCACTGTTGTGGTCGGCCCGAAGGTCGAGGCCGAGGCGCCGGCGAAGAAGGCCGATGCCAAGAAGGCGGAAGCCAAGAAGGACGACGCCAAGAAGGCTCCGGCCAAGAAGGCGCCCGCCAAGAAGGCAACCGCCAAAAAGGCTGAGAAGAAGGAGACCCGATAG
- the rplW gene encoding 50S ribosomal protein L23 — protein MSHGVNKDPRDVLLRPVVSEKSYGLLDEQKYTFEVAPDANKTEIKLAVQKVFKVRVTSVNTINRKGKRRRTRTGWGKRPDTKRAIVSLAGDDRIDIFGGQS, from the coding sequence ATGAGTCACGGAGTCAACAAAGACCCGCGGGACGTGCTGCTGCGGCCGGTCGTGAGCGAGAAGAGCTACGGCCTGCTGGACGAGCAGAAGTACACGTTCGAGGTCGCCCCGGACGCCAACAAGACCGAGATCAAGCTCGCGGTCCAGAAGGTGTTCAAGGTGCGGGTCACCAGCGTCAACACGATCAACCGCAAGGGCAAGCGCCGCCGTACCCGTACGGGCTGGGGCAAGCGTCCTGACACCAAGCGAGCGATCGTCAGCCTTGCCGGCGACGACCGCATCGACATCTTCGGAGGCCAGTCGTAA
- the rpmD gene encoding 50S ribosomal protein L30, which produces MARLKVTQTRSGIGGKQNQRDTLRTLGVKRIGDTAVHEDKPEVRGMVRAVRHLITVEEVD; this is translated from the coding sequence ATGGCACGCTTGAAGGTGACCCAGACCCGTTCCGGCATCGGTGGCAAGCAGAACCAGCGCGACACGCTGCGCACCCTGGGCGTCAAGCGGATCGGCGACACCGCCGTCCACGAGGACAAGCCCGAGGTTCGCGGCATGGTGCGTGCGGTTCGCCACCTCATCACCGTCGAAGAGGTTGACTGA
- the rplF gene encoding 50S ribosomal protein L6: MSRIGKLPITVPSGVDVTIDGQTVTVKGPKGQLSHVVAEPIVVGRDEDGTIAVSRPDDQRKSKELHGLSRTLIANLVTGVTDGYEKKLEIVGVGYRVLSKGPGTLEFSLGYSHTITVEAPEGITFVVESPTKFSVQGIDKQSVGEVAANIRKLRKPEPYKGKGVRYAGEQVRRKVGKAGK; encoded by the coding sequence ATGTCTCGCATCGGTAAGCTCCCGATCACGGTCCCGTCCGGCGTCGACGTCACGATCGACGGCCAGACGGTCACCGTGAAGGGCCCCAAGGGTCAGCTCTCGCACGTTGTTGCGGAGCCCATCGTGGTCGGTCGCGACGAGGACGGCACCATCGCCGTCTCGCGTCCGGACGACCAGCGCAAGAGCAAGGAACTGCACGGCCTGTCCCGCACCCTGATCGCCAACCTGGTGACCGGCGTGACGGACGGCTACGAGAAGAAGCTCGAGATCGTCGGCGTCGGTTACCGCGTCCTGTCCAAGGGCCCGGGCACGCTGGAGTTCTCGCTCGGCTACAGCCACACCATCACGGTGGAGGCGCCGGAAGGCATCACCTTCGTGGTGGAGTCGCCGACCAAGTTCTCGGTGCAGGGAATCGACAAGCAGTCGGTCGGTGAGGTCGCCGCGAACATCCGCAAGCTGCGCAAGCCTGAGCCCTACAAGGGCAAGGGTGTGCGGTACGCGGGCGAGCAGGTGCGCCGCAAGGTCGGAAAGGCTGGTAAGTAA
- the rpsQ gene encoding 30S ribosomal protein S17, giving the protein MTENAAKDDTVSTTPDTKRNSRKTREGLVLSDKMDKTVTVEVEDRVKHKLYGKVIRRTSKLKAHDEQNAAGIGDRVLLMETRPLSATKRWRVVEILEKAK; this is encoded by the coding sequence ATGACCGAGAATGCAGCGAAGGACGACACCGTGAGCACGACCCCCGACACGAAGCGCAACAGCCGCAAGACCCGTGAGGGCCTGGTGCTGAGCGACAAGATGGACAAGACCGTGACGGTCGAGGTCGAGGACCGGGTCAAGCACAAGCTGTACGGCAAGGTCATCCGCCGCACCAGCAAGCTCAAGGCGCACGACGAGCAGAACGCCGCCGGCATCGGCGACCGCGTCCTCCTGATGGAGACCCGGCCGCTGTCCGCCACCAAGCGTTGGCGCGTCGTGGAGATCCTCGAGAAGGCGAAGTAG
- the rplO gene encoding 50S ribosomal protein L15 gives MTLKVHHLRPAPGAKTAKTRVGRGEGSKGKTAGRGTKGSKARNNIPEGFEGGQMPLHMRLPKLKGFKSRNRVEFQVVNLDKLGQLFPEGGEIGVADLVAKGAVRPSLPVKVLGDGELTVALQVSVHKFSKSAKEKIAAAGGTTTEV, from the coding sequence ATGACGCTCAAGGTTCATCACCTGCGTCCGGCGCCCGGAGCCAAGACCGCCAAGACCCGTGTGGGTCGTGGTGAGGGCAGCAAGGGCAAGACGGCCGGCCGCGGTACCAAGGGCAGCAAGGCCCGCAACAACATCCCCGAAGGCTTCGAGGGTGGTCAGATGCCGCTGCACATGCGGCTGCCGAAGCTGAAGGGCTTCAAGAGCAGGAACCGAGTGGAGTTCCAGGTCGTTAACCTGGACAAGCTCGGACAGCTCTTCCCCGAAGGTGGCGAGATCGGCGTTGCCGACCTGGTCGCCAAGGGTGCGGTCCGGCCCAGTCTCCCGGTGAAGGTGCTGGGCGACGGCGAGCTTACCGTTGCACTGCAGGTTTCGGTTCACAAGTTCTCGAAGTCCGCCAAGGAGAAGATCGCGGCGGCCGGGGGAACCACCACCGAGGTGTGA
- the rplN gene encoding 50S ribosomal protein L14 produces the protein MIQQESRLKVADNTGAKEILCIRVLGGSGRRYAGVGDTIVATVKDAIPGGGVKKGDVVKAVIVRTVKERRRPDGSYIRFDENAAVILKADGEPRGTRIFGPVGRELREKRFMKIISLAPEVL, from the coding sequence ATGATCCAGCAGGAGTCGCGACTGAAGGTCGCCGACAACACGGGTGCCAAGGAGATCTTGTGCATCCGCGTGCTCGGTGGCTCCGGTCGGCGCTACGCCGGTGTCGGTGACACGATCGTCGCCACCGTCAAGGACGCGATCCCGGGCGGCGGCGTCAAGAAGGGCGACGTCGTCAAGGCCGTCATCGTTCGTACCGTGAAGGAGCGCCGGCGTCCGGACGGCTCCTACATCCGGTTCGACGAGAACGCCGCGGTGATCTTGAAGGCCGACGGTGAGCCGCGTGGTACCCGCATCTTCGGGCCGGTCGGCCGGGAGCTGCGCGAGAAGCGCTTCATGAAGATCATCTCGCTCGCTCCGGAGGTGCTCTGA
- the rplX gene encoding 50S ribosomal protein L24, producing MAAQKKLHVKKGDLVRVIAGKSKGHEGKIISVLPEAEKVIVEGVNRVKKHTKVQQAQRGGTTGGIVTQEAPIHVSNVMLLVETTDADGKKVKVTTRVGYNRVEVQKRRPDGSTYTGFRSVRISRRTGEEI from the coding sequence ATGGCAGCCCAGAAGAAGCTGCATGTGAAGAAGGGTGATCTCGTTCGCGTGATCGCCGGTAAGTCCAAGGGTCACGAGGGCAAGATCATCTCGGTGTTGCCCGAGGCCGAGAAGGTCATCGTCGAAGGCGTGAACCGGGTCAAGAAGCACACCAAGGTGCAGCAGGCCCAGCGCGGCGGCACGACGGGTGGCATCGTCACCCAGGAAGCCCCGATCCACGTCTCCAACGTGATGCTGCTCGTCGAGACCACCGACGCGGATGGCAAGAAGGTCAAGGTCACCACGCGCGTCGGCTACAACCGCGTCGAGGTGCAGAAGCGGCGCCCCGACGGTTCGACGTACACCGGGTTCCGCAGCGTGCGTATCTCGCGCCGCACCGGCGAGGAGATCTGA
- the rpsH gene encoding 30S ribosomal protein S8, with product MTMTDPIADMLTRLRNANQAYHESTQMPYSKIKQGIADILQQEGYISSYKVEEPKEGTVGKTLVVDLKFGPSRERSIAGVRRISKPGLRVYAKSTNLPKVLGGLGVAIISTSQGLLTDRQAKHKGVGGEVLAYVW from the coding sequence ATGACGATGACCGACCCGATCGCAGACATGCTGACACGTCTGCGCAACGCCAACCAGGCGTATCACGAGTCGACCCAGATGCCGTACAGCAAGATCAAGCAGGGCATTGCCGACATCCTTCAGCAGGAGGGTTACATCTCCTCCTACAAGGTCGAGGAGCCCAAGGAGGGCACCGTCGGCAAGACCCTCGTGGTGGACCTGAAGTTCGGTCCGAGCCGCGAGCGCTCGATCGCCGGTGTCCGGCGGATCAGCAAGCCCGGTCTGCGGGTGTACGCGAAGTCGACCAACCTGCCCAAGGTGCTCGGTGGCCTCGGCGTCGCGATCATCTCGACGTCGCAGGGATTGCTGACGGACCGGCAGGCCAAGCACAAGGGCGTTGGCGGGGAAGTCCTCGCCTACGTCTGGTGA
- a CDS encoding type Z 30S ribosomal protein S14 has product MAKTALKVKQARKPKFAVRGYTRCQRCGRPKAVFRKFGLCRICLREMAHRGELPGVTKSSW; this is encoded by the coding sequence GTGGCGAAGACAGCACTCAAGGTCAAGCAGGCCCGGAAGCCGAAGTTCGCGGTGCGCGGTTACACCCGTTGCCAGCGCTGCGGCCGGCCCAAGGCCGTCTTCCGCAAGTTCGGCCTGTGCCGGATCTGCCTGCGGGAGATGGCGCACCGGGGCGAGCTGCCCGGCGTCACCAAGTCCAGCTGGTGA
- the rpsE gene encoding 30S ribosomal protein S5 — MSGGQQRRGGGAGGERRGRDGGRGQAADKTAYIERVVAINRVAKVVKGGRRFSFTALVVVGDGEGTVGVGYGKAKEVPAAIAKGVEEAKKAFFKVPRIQGTIPHPVQGEKAAGVVMLRPAAPGTGVIAGGSARAVLECAGIHDILSKSLGSSNAINVVHATVAALQALETPEAVAARRGMPVEHVAPAALLKARAEVAS; from the coding sequence ATGAGCGGAGGCCAGCAGCGTCGCGGAGGCGGCGCCGGTGGTGAGCGCCGTGGCCGTGACGGTGGTCGCGGTCAGGCAGCTGACAAGACCGCCTACATCGAGCGCGTGGTAGCCATCAACCGTGTTGCCAAGGTCGTGAAGGGTGGTCGTCGCTTCAGCTTCACCGCCCTCGTGGTCGTCGGCGACGGTGAAGGCACCGTCGGTGTGGGGTACGGAAAGGCCAAGGAGGTGCCCGCGGCGATCGCCAAGGGTGTCGAGGAGGCCAAGAAGGCATTCTTCAAGGTGCCGAGGATCCAGGGCACCATCCCGCACCCGGTCCAGGGCGAGAAGGCCGCAGGCGTTGTCATGCTGCGTCCGGCCGCTCCCGGTACCGGTGTGATCGCGGGTGGTTCGGCGCGCGCGGTACTGGAGTGCGCCGGGATCCACGACATCCTGAGCAAGTCGCTGGGGTCCTCGAACGCGATCAACGTGGTGCACGCCACGGTGGCCGCGCTGCAGGCCCTGGAGACCCCGGAGGCCGTGGCCGCACGTCGCGGCATGCCGGTCGAGCACGTCGCTCCGGCGGCTCTGCTGAAGGCGCGGGCGGAGGTCGCATCCTGA